GTGGCGCCGGACCAACCCGCGGGGGTGGCGGGACGCGCGAGCATGAGCCATGGCCCAGCGCAGCGACGTCAGCTTCCCGTCGGGCCAGGACCGATGCGCGGCCTGGCTCTGGCGCCCCGAGGGGGACGGCCCCCACCCGGTGGTGGTCATGGCCCACGGCTTCTCCGCCACCCGCGAGCTGCGCCTCGACGCCTACGCCGAGCGCTTCGCCGCCGCGGGGCTCGGCGTCCTGCTCTTCGACTACCGCCACTTCGGGGCCAGCGAGGGCGAGCCCCGCCAGCTGCTGGACATCGGTCGCCAGCACGCGGACTTCCGCGCGGCGATCCGCTACGCCCGCGGGCTGGACTGGGCCGACCCGTCGCGCATCGCGCTCTTCGGCTCGTCGTTCTCGGGCGGCCACGTCGTGGCCGTCGCCGCCAAGGACGAGCGCATCGCCGCCGTGGTGGCGCAGTGCCCGTTCCAGGACGGCCTCGCGACGCTGCCCAAGCTCGGCGTCAAGAACGTGGTCGGCCTGACCGTCGCCGGCCTGCGCGACCAGGTCGGCGCGCTGCTCGGGCGCCCGCCGCACACCGTCCCGGCCGTCGGGCCGCCCGGCTCGCTGGCCGTCATGGCGACACCCGACGCCGAGCCCGGGTTCCGCGCGCTCGTGCCGCCGGAGGGCACGCGCTGGGAGAACCGCGTGGCCGCGCGGATCGCCCTGCGCGTCGCGCTCTACCGGCCGGGCCGCGCCGCCCGGCGGCTGCGCTGCCCCGCGCTGTGGTGCGTGTGCGACCACGACAGCCTCGCCCCGGCGGGCGCCACGGTCCGCCATGCCCAGCGCGCCCCGCGCGGCGAGGTCCGTCGCTACCCGCTCGGCCACTTCGACGTCTACGTCGGCGACGCGTTCGAGCAGGTCGTCGCCGACCAGCTCGAGTTCCTCGTCCGCCACCTCCGTCCGACGGCGCAGGACGCGCGCTTCGCGCGCGCCGCTGACGCCGCGTCAACCCCCGCCCGTGGCGCCGTCTAACACCGTGTCAAGGGATTTGTGGGAGCGCCACAGTCGGCGCGGGCGCCATTGGCGCCACGAGCCGACAACCGGTGCGAGCCCCCGACGTACGGTCGTCCGCATGGGAGAGGCGCCGGCACGGGAGGGCCGTGGGCTCGATGCAGCCTGGGACGAGCTCGTCGAGGACCTGCGCGCAGCGACGCACGACACGCGCGCGGCCGAGCGTCTGCTCGGCGTGGGCCACGTCTGCACGCTGCACGTCCGCGGTCATGACCACCTCGAGGTCGCGCTGCGCTTCGACGCCAAGCCGCCCGAGGTCGAGGAGGGCGCGCGAGGCGTGGATGCGGACATCGACGTCGAGATCCCGCCGGACCTCGTCACGGCCTTCTGGGAGAAGAGCCTCGCGACGGAGATCCTCAAGGGCGAGGTCGCCTTCGACGGGCCGGTCCGCCGGCTCCTGCAGGTCTACCCCGTGCTGCGCGCGCAGGCGCTGGCCCGCCGCAGCGGCGAGGCCCAGGCCAACGGCCACCGCGGCACCTCCCCGTCCATCACGACCTCGACTGAGGTGGCATGAGCCTCTTCGACTCCGACACGGAGGTCTTCGAGGACGACGCGTCCTCGATCGACCCGCGCTCCGCCGAGCTCCTCGACCGGGCCTCGGACTACGAGTACCGGTTCCACCACGGCGCGCAGCAGTTCCGCGAGCCCAACCCGGGGGACTTCTGGTCGATCGAGTGCCGCAACGTCCACAAGACGTTCGCCGGCGGCAACACCGTCCTCAACGGCCTCGACGTCGGCATCCCCGAGGGGATGATCACGGTCGTCCTGGGCCCGTCGGGCACGGGCAAGTCCGTGCTCATCAAGCACCTCATCGGGCTGCTGTTCCCGGACGAGGGCGACATCATGGTCCACGGCGAGTCCGTCTCGCACATGACCCTGAGCCGCCTGCTCGAGGTGCGCCGCAAGTTCGGGATCCTCTTCCAGGACGGCGCGCTGTTCGGGTCGATGAACCTCTACGACAACGTCGCCTTCCCGCTGCGGCAGCACACCGACCTGTCGGAGTCGCAGATCCACGACATCGTCTTCGAGCGCCTCGCGGACGTCGGCCTCACCGGCGCCGACACGCGGATGCCGAGCGAGATCTCCGGCGGCATGCGCAAGCGCGCGGGCTTCGCGCGTGCGCTCGTCCTCGAGCCCGAGATCGTCATGTTCGACGAGCCCGACTCGGGCCTGGACCCGGTGCGCACGGCGCTGCTCTGCGGGCTCATCAAGGAGATGCACGCCCGCCACGGCGGCACGTACATCGTCATCACCCACGACATCGCCTCGGCCCGGCAGATCGGCGAGTACATCGCCGTCCTCTGGAAGGGACGCATCGTGGAGGCCGGCGTCGCGGCGGAGATGTTCGACTCCGAGAACCCGTTCGTCCGGCAGTTCCTCAACCGCGAGGCCGACGGCCCGCTCGGGATGGAGTAGCGGATGGCGACGACCGCCCAGGGCCAGCGCGTCCTCGCGCCCAAGGCGCCCGCGCGCAAGGGCCCCTCGCCCGCGCGCCGCGCCGCGGAGACGCCGCTGTCGATCCTCGAGACCGTCGGCGGCATGCTGCTGCTCTTCGGCAAGGCGACCGTCGCGTGCGTCACGCCGCCCTTCTCGTGGACCGACGAGTTCATCGAAGAGGCCTGGCTGATCGTCAAGCGCTGCTTCATCCCGGTCGTCATCTCCACGACGTTCTTCGGCCTCGGCGCGCCGGGCCTGCAGGGCGGCAACATCACGTACCTCTTCGGCACGATCGACCGCCTCGGCGCGTTCTTCGTCATGGCCTCCGTGCGCGAGTTCGCGCCATGGATCAACGGCATGGTGGTCGCCGGCGTGGGCGGCACGGCCATCGCGGCCGACCTCGGCGCACGCAAGGTGCGCGAGGAGCTCGACGCCCTCGCGACGCTCGGCCTCGACCCGGTGCGCGAGATCGTCGCGCCGCGCTTCCTGGCGCTCGGCATCACGACCGCGCTCATGAACCTCGTGGCGATCGTCTTCGGCATCCTCGGCGGCTACCTGGCGACCCTCGTCTTCCAGGACACGCTCGCCGGCTACCTGAGCACCTTCACCTCGAACTTCACGATGCCCGACCTGCTCGGCAGCGTGGTCAAGACCAGCCTCTTCGGCTTCATCATCGCCATCTGCGCGTGCTACATGGGGATGAACGTGAGAGGTGGTCCAGAGGGGGTGGGCCGCGCCGTGAACACGGCCGTCGTCATCGCCTTCGCCGGCATCTGGGTCTTCAACTTCGTCTTCACCACGACGATGCTGGCCGCCTTCCCCGAGACCGGGAACCTGCACTGATGGAAGCCGGAGCGGTCAGGGTCCCCCGCGGGTCCGCGGCCAAGGCGCCCTCGCCCGGCTCGCGCCTGGCCAAGGGCCTCTCGGAGCCGCTGCACAACTCCGTGGCCGAGGCGGGCAACATGGCCCGCTTCTTCGGCCGCGCGCTGGCCGAGGTGCCGGGGAGCTGGCGCTACGCGTCGGAGATCCTGCGCCAGGCCGGCATCCTGGTCGTCGGCTCCGCCGCGGTCATCTGGTTCATGGAGTTCGTCATGGGCGCCGAGTGCGCCACCGAGGCGAACTACGTGCTGCGCGGCTACGGCGCGACGATCTACTCCGGCGTCTTCACCTCGTGGTGTGCGAACCGCGAGATGGGCCCCTACATGTGGGGCTACATCGTCTCAGCGAAGATCGGCTGCGGCTTGGTCGCCGAGATCGGGTCGATGCGCATCAACGAGGAGCTCGACGCGATGGAGGCGCAGGGCCTGAACCCGATGCGCTACGTCGTCGCGACGCGCCTCGTCGCCGCCTGGCTGACGTTCCCGCTGATCTACCTCGTGGGCCTGACGCTCCACGAGCTCGCCAACTACATCATCATCGTCCACCAGATCGGTGAGGTGTCCCAGGGCGGGTGGGAGCTCATCCACTGGGCCTTCCAGGACCCGATGGACCTGCTCTACGGACAGGCGAAGATCATGGCCATGGGGACGGCGATCGTGCTCGTCGCCATGTACTACGGCTACCACGCACGCGGAGGACCAGTGGGCGTGGGGACGGCGACCGCGAGGTCGATGATCCTCAACCTCGTCCTCGTCCACATCATCGGCTCGCTGGGGACGATGATCTTCTGGGGCCTCAACCCACGCGGACCCATCGGCGGCTGACGGATGGCACGCATCGCGACGGATCGCGCAAGCACCTCACGGCCTCCTCGGAGGTCCGCGGGCGCGCGCGCCACAGGACTGGTGCTGGACCGCCCCTGGGTGGTCCTCAGCATCGCCGCCCTCGCCCTCTTCACGTGGTGGGCGATCGGCAGCCGCACCTCGGACCACAAGGTCCGGGCGGCGTTCAACTCGGCGGTCTCGATCTCCCCGGGCCTCGACGTCCAGGTGGACGGCGTGGACGTCGGGAAGATCGGCAAGGTCGAGTTCGAGGACGGCAAGGCCATGGTCGAGATCGGCGTCGACGACGACGCCTGGCCGCTGCACCGCGGCACGACCGCGACGCTGCGCTTCGGCACGACGCTGGGCAACGGCACGCGGCGCATCGACCTCGAGCCCGGGCCGAAGACCGCGCAGGAGATCCCCGACAACGGGATCATCTCCACGCGCGACACCGTCACCCCGGTCGAGTTCGACGAGGTCTTCAACACCTTCGACGACAAGACGCGCGCCGGCTTCCAGGGCACGTTCCGCAACGGCGCCCGCAACCTCGAGGGCCGCGACGGCGACCTGCGCGAGGGCATCCGCCGGCTGGCGCCCGCGGTCGAGACCAGCGGCTCGCTGTTCGAGGACGTCGCCTCCGACGAGGCGGCGCTCAACAAGCTCGTCGTCTCCGGCCACAAGGCCACGCGGACGCTGGCCGCCAAGCGCCCGGTCATCTCGGACCTCGTGTCCGTGATGAGCCAGACGTTCGACACCTTCGCCAGGAACACCGACGGCATCAGGCAGTCGCTGGACCAGTTCGCCCCGACGCTGCGCGACACGCGCACGACGCTGAAGCGCACCGACACCTCGGTGGACGTCCTCGACGGCCTCGTCGCCGACCTGCGCCCGGGCCTGGCGGCGTTCGAGCCGCTGCTCGAGACGGCCAAGCCGGCGTCCAAGAACCTCGACGAGCTCGTCCCGGCGACGACGGACACGGTCCGCCAGCTGCGCAAGAGCTCGCCGCCGGTCACGAGCTTCCTGGACCAGGGCGTGCCCTTCGCCGAGAAGGCCGACCCGGTGCTGAGCAAGCTCGCCGAGCAGCTCAAGTGCGTCCGGCCCTACGCGCCCGAGATCGCCGGCTTCTTCTCGAACTGGTCGAGCTGGGGGCAGGGCTACGACAACGACGCGCACTACGGCCGCATCAAGGTCGTCACCGGCGCGACGTTCGTCACGTCCTACCCGCAGATCAAGACCAACGACTTCCTCAAGACGGTCGGCACGGGCCTGAACTACGCGATGCCGCGCCCGCCCGGTCTGAACGCCGGCCAGCCCTGGTTCGTCCCGGAGTGCGGCGCAGGCCCCGAGGCCCTCGATCCCTCGAAGGACCCGGAGGACAAGTAGGTGTCGCCCCGATCGTTCGTCACCCCGCTGGTCGTCGTCGCCCTCACGGTCGGCGCGATCCTGCTCGGCAACCGGGTGCTGTTCCCGCCCGGCGGCGGCTACATCGTCAAGGCCGAGTTCCAGGACGCCGGTGGCCTCACGAAGAACTCCGACGTCAAGATCGGCGGCGTCGCCGGCGGCAAGGTCAAGGAGATCGAGCTGACCGACCGCGACACCGCGAAGGTCACGATGGAGCTCGACGAGGGCGCCTTCCCGATCGGCGCCGGCGCCTCCGCCGCGTCGCGCCCGGTGAACCTCCTCGGCGAGAAGTACGTCGACATGGACGCGGGCGACCTCAACCGCCCGGCGCCGTCCGGCAGCAGCATCCCGATGAGCAAGACGTCGCGCCCGACCGAGCTCGACGACGTGCTCAACATGCTCGAGCCCGACGTGCGCGCCCGCCTGCGCATCCTCATCAACGAGGCCGGCATCGGCATGAGCGGCCGGCGCGAGGACTTCAACAAGATCATCGAGCAGCTCCCGAGCGCGCTCGACGACACGGGCAAGCTCGTGGCCGAGTTCTCCGAGGACCAGGGCACGCTCTCCTCGCTGGTCGAGAAGAGCGACCGCGTGCTGGCGAGCATGGCCCGCGAGGACGACGACCTGGCCAAGCTCGTCGACGCCGCCAAGGGCACGTTCGACACCACGGTGACCAAGCGCCGTGAGCTGGCCGACACGGTGCGCTCCGCGCCGGGCGCGCTGCGTCAGCTGCGCACCACGCTCGGCGACCTCGGCTCGGCCGCCGACCAGCTCAAGCCCGCGTCGGTGCAGGTGCGCGCCGCCGCCCCGCAGCTGCGCTCGACGCTCCAGGAGCTGCCGTCCTTCGCCAAGGAGGCCGACCCGGCGCTCGACCAGGTGGTCGAGACCGCGCCCGACCTCGCCAAGCTCGGCCGCGACGGGCGCTCGACGATCGCGCGGCTGAAGCCGACGAGCGAGCAGCTCGAGAAGTTCGCCACGGAGCTCGGGCCGGTCTCGGAGGCCTTCGACGAGGGGACGATGCAGAAGATGCTCGGCCTCATGAACGGCTGGTCGCGCACGATCCGCCGCTCGGACGGCCTGGGCCACGTCTTCGGCCTGCGCATCCTGTTCAACCAGGACCTGCTGCGCCACCTCATCCAGCGCTACGCCGAGCCGGCCGCCGCCAAGAAGGAGCGCGGCGGGCGCGAGAAGCCCCAGCCCAAGGGCCCGATCCCGGCCCTGCAGCCGACCCCGACGAAGGTCCAGGACAAGGTCAAGGACACGGTCGGTGGCGTGAAGAAGGGCGTCGACGACCTCAAGAAGGGCCTCAAGGACACCACGGACAAGGTGCAGGAGACGGTGGGTGGCGTGCTCAAGGGCGTGCAGGACGTGACCAAGGACCTGACCGACCGGCTCACGCGGCCGAAGGGCAGCCCGCAGCCGACGCAGGCGCCGCGCTCGGACGTCGGCCGCCTCATCGACTACCTGGTGGGTGGCTGAGATGGCGCGCCTCAAGGTCCCCGCGCTGCGCGCCGGCGGCAACCGCCCGGCGTCCAAGAGCCGCGGCCGCGGCTTCCTCGTCGGCCTCGGCGCCATCGGCGTCGTCGCCGCCGTGACCCTGCTGACCGTCGGCTACAACTCGCCGAAGGGCATCCCGGGGCGGTCCTACTACAACCTCCAGGCCGCGTTCACCAACGCGGACAACCTCACCCAGAGCTACCAGGTGCGCATCGGCGGCCGCCTCGTCGGCCAGGTGCTCAACCCCCGCGTGGACAAGGGCGAGGGCGTCGTCGACCTGCAGCTCAACCCGGACGTCGAGCCGCTGCTGTCGGACACGACGCTCAAGGTCCGCCCGCGCTCGCCCGTCGGCGTGCGCTTCGTCGAGCTCGTGCCCGGCACCAAGGGCCGCCCGCTGGGCGAGGACGACCGCATCCCGTCGAGCCAGACCTCCGCCACCGTCCAGCTCGACCAGGCGCTCGACACGCTCGACGCCGATCGCCGGGCCAAGGCGCAGGTGCTGCTCAACGAGCTCGGCAAGGGCTTCCTGGGCCGCGGCGAGGACATCAACGAGGCGCAGTCCAACGCCCCGCGCTTCCTGGGCGACCTGCAGGACGTCGCCTCCGAGGTGACCGCGCAGCCCAACGTCCGGTCCTTCGTCGGCGGCGCCGAGTCCGCAGCCGCAGCGGCCGACCCCGTGCGCGAGGACATCGCCCGCGGCTTCGACCCCGAGGCCCGCGCGATGCGGCCGTTCGTGCAGGAGCGCGACGCGATCCGCTCGACGCTGACCACCGCGCCCGGCGACCTGCGCTCGGTCCAGAGCGGCCTGGCCCGCGTCTCGCCGATGCTCTCCCAGCTCGAGCGCTTCGGCCGCAGCGCCACGCCGGCGTTCCGCCAGGCGAGCACGACCCTGGCCGGGACGAGCAAGCTCTTCCGCGAGGCCGACCCCGGCCTGGAGGCCGCGCGCAAGACGCTGGGCCTGGCCAGCGAGGCCGTGCCGCCCACCCTGCAGCTGCTGCGCACGCTGCAGCCCGTGCTGCCGGACCTCGACGCGACGCTCGCGTCGGCCAACCCGGTGCTCACCGAGCTCTCGCCCCGCGAGTGCGACATGAACCGCTTCTTCGGCAACTGGAACGAGACGCTCGCCTACGGCGACGGCTTCTCCAACGTCCTGCGGTTCAACGTCATCGCCTCGCTGGAGTCCATCCAGGGCTACAACGGCAAGCCGCTCGGGCGGACCACCAAGCAATCGCCGTATCCCGCCCCGTGCGAGATCGACCGCCAGACCTTCGCGGGAGGCCGATGATGAGCCCGATCGGCGCCCTGAAGGCGCGCTTCGAGCAGGTCCCGGGCCAGCACCGGCCGCACCCGATCCGCAACGGCGCGATCTTCCTCGGGCTGCTCGCGCTGATCCTCTACTGCGGGTTCACCAAGTCGATCCCGCTCCTGCCCGACGGCGGGACCGAGCTCAAGGCCCACTTCGACAACGCCGTCAACGCGAACACCGGCAACCAGGTCCGCGTGCGCGGCGTGGAGGTCGGCTCGATCAAGAAGATCGAGCGCGACCCGTCCGGCGAGGGCGCGCTCATCACGATGCGCATCGACGAGGACGGCTTCAAGGTCAAGCAGGACGCCAAGGCCGCGATCTACTGGCGCACCCTGCTGGGCCGCAACATGTACGTCGAGCTGGACCCCGGGTCGCCCTCGGCCCCCGACCTCGACGGCGACACGATCCCGCTGAAGAACACCCAGACGCAGGTCGAGTTCGACCAGCTCCTCGACAGCTACGACGAGGACGGCCGGCGCGGCGTGCGGACGTTCTTCCAGCAGACCGACCAGGCCTTCGGCGGCGAGGACGCCGGCGCGGCGATCGGCGAGCTCGGCCCCGGCCTGACGCCGGTGCCCGCTGCGATGCGCGCCCTGCGCGGCACGAAGCCCGGGCAGGACCTCCCGACCCTCGTGCGCACCGGCGCCAAGGCGCTCGACGCCCTCGGCCGCCGCGAGGACCAGCTCGCCGGCCTGCTCGACGGCGCCTCGACGACCTTCGGCGTCCTGGCGGCCCGCAGCGCCGACCTCGACGCGATCCTCGACGAGTCGCCCGCGGCCATGCGCGACACCCAGCTGACGACCGCGCGCCTGAACCGGACGCTCGACGTGCTCGACCCGGTGGCCGAGCAGCTGCGGCCCGGCGTGCGCAAGCTCGACGACGCGTCGCCGCCGGCGCGTGCCGCGCTCGCCGAGGTCAACCGCCTGACGCCGACCGCGCTGCCGTCGCTGCGCGACCTGCGCCCGGCGCTGGCCGACCTCCAGGGCGCCGCGGAGCAGGGCACGCCGTTCCTGCGTGACCTGCAGCCGACGCTCGAGCGCCTGCGCGACCAGATCATCCCGTTCCTCGACAAGCGCGACAGCACCACGAACCTGCGCAACGTCGAGGCCATCGGGCCGTTCTTCAGCGTCCTCGCCGACTCCTCGAAGCAGTTCGACGGCTACGGCCACGTGCAGCGCTTCCAGGCCGGCCAGGGCGAGCGCTCGCTCGGGTTCCTGCCCTGCAACACGGGCCTCTTCGACCCGGAGAACCCGCAGCAGGCGATCTTCTGCAAGGAGGCCATCACCGCGGCGAACCGGCTGCTGCGTGGTGGCAAGACGAACGGCGGCGTGTCCGACGCCGCAGCCCGTCTGGCCAAGGGGGGCCGCTAGATGCCGCTGCTCAACGACCGCATCAAGCTGGAGCTGTCGCGTTCGCGGCGGCCGGCGATGCAGGTGCTGTTCCTGGTCGGCGTGGGCATCTTCTGCGCGACGATCCTGCTCAAGAACCAGTTCTACGACCGGTTCTGGCAGGAGAAGTTCGAGTTCAAGGCCTCCTTCGCCGACGTCAAGGGCGTCACGCCGGGCGTCCAGCGCGTGAAGATCGCGGGCGTCCAGGCCGGCGTGGTCTCGGACTCCGAGGTCGTCGACGGCCGCCCGGTCCTCACCATCAAGCTCGACAAGGACAAGGGCCCGGTCTACAAGGACGCCAAGCTGCGCCTGCGGCCGCTCACGCCGCTGCAGGACATGTACGTGACGATCGAGGACCGCGGCACGGCCAAGGCCGGCGAGCTGAGCAAGGACGACGTCCTGCCGGCCGCGCGGACCGAGTCGCCCGTCGACATCTCCCGCGTCCTCAACGAGTTCCCGGGGGCGACCCGCCAGCGCCTGCAGACGCTGCTCGACGAGTTCGGCAACGGCCTGGAGGACCGCGGCCAGGACCTGCGCGAGGCGTTCGCCGCCGCCGTGCCGTTCCTCAAGGCGGCCGACCGGACCGCGACCGTCGTCGCCGACCGCCGGTCCCAGATGGCCCGGCTCGTGACGAACCTCGGCGTCATCACGACGGCCCTGGGCAAGCGCGACCGCCAGCTCTCCTCGCTCGTGCAGAACGGCAACAGCACGCTCGCCGAGCTCAACAAGGCCGACGGCGAGCTGAGCGCGACGCTCAACGAGATCCCGCCGACCCTGACCACGCTGCGCTCAGCCTTCGCGAAGCTGCGCTCGGCCCAGGACGACCTCGACCCGGCGCTCGACGACCTGCGACCCGTCGCCGCTGAGCTCTCCGAGGGCCTCGACGCGCTCGAGAAGCTCGGCAAGGACGCCAAGCCGGCGCTCGAGGGCCTCAAGCCGGCCCTGGCCGACCTGCGGCCGTTCTCGCGCTCGCTGCGCCCGACGTCGGACGCGCTCGCCGCCGCGATGGCGAAGTTCCGCCCGCAGGGCCCGCAGTACGACCGGATCACGAGCCAGATCCCGCCGTGCTTCGACCAGGTCGGCAACTTCTTCAACGACACGCTCTCCGTCCTGAAGTTCTACGACGCCTACGGCGCGTTCCCGCGCGGTGACGACTCGGAGGACCTCGACACGGTCGGCGGCGTGGCCAAGCCCCTCGGGCACACCCGCTCCCCCACCTGCGCGAAGGGACCGACGAAGTGAGGATCGAGCATCGTGGCCTGAAGATCGCGGGCCTCCTGGGCTTCACCGCGATCTGCCTGGCGATCTTCGTCTACCTGTACCAGGCGGCCGGCGGCAAGCTGCGCCTGAGCGAGCCCTACAAGGCGACGGTCAACGTCCCGACGGCGTTCCAGCTCGTCGAGAACGGCGACGTGCGCCGCGCGGGCGTCAAGGTCGGCACGGTCACCGACATCACCAACGCGGGCGACACCGGCAAGGTCACCATCGAGCTCGAGGACGACCAGGCGCCGCTGTACAAGGACGCCTCGGTCGCCGTGCGCACGAAGACCCTCGTCGGCGAGAACTACCTGGACATCAACCCCGGCACGAAGCAGGCCGGGGAGCTGCCCGACGGCGGGACCCTGCCGCTCGAGCAGGCCAAGGAGGCCGTCCAGCTCGACCAGATCCTCAACACGCTGGACCCGAAGACCCGCGAGGAGGTCAAGCGCAACCTCGACACGCTGGGCCCGGGCGTCCGGGACCGTGGCGAGGCGATCAACCGCCTCTGGGCGGCGGCCAGGCCGACGTCGAAGGACGGCGGCACGGTCATGCGCGTCCTGGCCGGTCAGCGTCGCCAGGTCGCCGCGCTGGTCAACGACACCGGCGAGGCGCTGCAGGCCTTCGGTGACCGCACCGCGCAGGTGCGCACGCTGGCCAGGCAGGCCCGCACCACGGCGATCGCCGCCGCCGACCGCGACGACGCGTTCCGCGCCGCCTTCCGCGAGCTGACGCCGACGCTCGAGCAGGCGCAGTCCTCGGTGACGAAGCTCGCCGGGTTCTCCGGCCGTGCCACGCCGGTGGTCAGCCGCCTGGCCAACGTGTCCAGCGACCTCGAGCCGGTCATGCGCGACCTGCGCCCGGCCGTCGCCTCGGCACGCACGCTCTTCAAGGAGCTGCCCGGCGCGCTGAAGACCGCCGACCCGCTGCTGCAGGAGCTCAAGCCGTTCGCCGGCAAGCTGCAGCCCGCGGTCGGCTCGCTGGACACCTTCCTGCGTCAGGCGGGGCCGGCGGTGGACTACCTGTCGCCCTTCTCGAAGGAGATCGGCACCATGTTCGCCAACAACGGCGACGTCTTCTCCCGCAAGGACGCGCTGGGCCACTACGGTCGCGTGCACACGGTGTTCTCCTACAACTCGCTCACCGCCTTCTCGCCCGAGCTGCGCAAGGCGATGCAGATCCTCACCAACCTCGGCGCCAACGAGATCCTGAACGCGGAGCGCGACAACTCGTACCCGAAGCCGGGCGACCTCTCGAACCCGCGGGAGTTCTCGGGCTCGTACCCGCGCGTGCACCAGCGCTCGAAGTAGGGGATGGGTCGCCGCAGCGCCGGGCTCGCCGCACTCGTGGCGGTCGTCGCCGTGGCGGCGGCCGTCCTCGCGGCGGGGCTTCGCCCGAGCGCGTCCCCGTCGCTGCTGGCCGACCCGGACGCGCCGACCGTCCGCCAGACGCCGGCGCAGGAGAAGGCCTTCGGCGGCGAGCCCATCGTCGTCGTCGCCAAGGGCGACCTGGCGACGCGGACGCTCGCGCCCCAGCAGCTGCTCAAGCTCGTCGACCTCGAGGGCAAGATGGCCCGCGAGCAGGGCGTGCGCGCCGTCTACGGGCCGGCGACGTTCCTCAACTCGGCGCTCGTGCAGATGGAGCAGGTCATCGAGCGCGAGCTGGGGCCGGTGGCGAAGGTCGCCGACCGCCAGGCCCGCGCCGCGGTGGCCGAGGCGCGGCGCGACGGCGCCTCGACCGCGGAGGCCAACCGCCGCGGCGAGGAGGCGCGTGCACAGGCGCTGGGCCCGAAGCTGCGCCAGTACTCGGACATCCTCGTGCGCCTGGGCAGCGTCGGCATCCCGTCGCTGGCCAACCGCTCCTTCGTCCTGTCGGTCGTCTTCGGCGCGTCGCAGGAGCCCAAGCCCCGCTTTCGCTGGCTCTTCCCGGATCGCGAGCACGCGCTCGTGCTCGTGCGGCCCGACACCGACCTCAGCGACGAGCAGCTGCGCGCGCTGGGCGACCGGCTGGGCGACCTCGCCGCGAAGGCCGGCATGCAGGACGTCCAGCTGTCCGTCGCCGGCGTCCCGCTCACCGTGGCGGCCACGGCCGACTCGTTCACGCGCGACCTGCTGCGGCTCTCGCCGCTGGTGGTCCTCCTGCTCGCGGCCGCGCTCCTGCTCGGCCTGCGCCACGGCAAGCGCCGGCTGCGCCTCCTGGGCCTCGCGGGCGGGTCGGTCCTCGCCACCGCGGCCGCCTCGCGCCTGCTCGGCCTCGGCCTGACGCCGGCGACCGTCGCCGCGCTCCCCGTCGTCCTCGGCCTCGCCGTCGACTACGCGGTGCAGCTGCAGAGCCGCTACTGGCACGAGCGGCGCGCGGGCGCGGCGCCGGTCCCCGCCGCGGGCCGTGCGCGCGCGGCGCTGCTGCCGGTCCTGGGGCTGGCGGGCGCGGCGATGGCGTGCGGCTTCCTCGCGCTGTGCATCTCGCCCATCCCGCTCATCGACCGCCTCGGCATCACCCTCGCCGTCGGGACCGGGCTGGCGGTCGCGGTGGTCCTGGGCCTCGGGCCGTCGGTCATCGCCTGGCGCGACACGGGCGGCGCCGCGCCGCCCGAGCTGCCCTTCGGCCAAGGGGGCCGCAGCCTCGCCCGCCCGGCCGTCCTCGCGCCGCTGGCCGTCCTGGCGGTCGTCGGGCTCGCGGTCGCCCACGGCACGAAGGTCCAGAGCGACCTCACCGCCCTGGCCCCGGACGACCTGCCCGAGCTCGAGCGCCTGCAGGGCGTCGAGCGCGAGCTGGGCACGAGCGGCACCCTGCGCCTGGCGGTCACGGCCAAGGACGTCCTGGACCCGGACGTCATCACGTGGATGC
The DNA window shown above is from Conexibacter sp. SYSU D00693 and carries:
- a CDS encoding MlaD family protein gives rise to the protein MSPRSFVTPLVVVALTVGAILLGNRVLFPPGGGYIVKAEFQDAGGLTKNSDVKIGGVAGGKVKEIELTDRDTAKVTMELDEGAFPIGAGASAASRPVNLLGEKYVDMDAGDLNRPAPSGSSIPMSKTSRPTELDDVLNMLEPDVRARLRILINEAGIGMSGRREDFNKIIEQLPSALDDTGKLVAEFSEDQGTLSSLVEKSDRVLASMAREDDDLAKLVDAAKGTFDTTVTKRRELADTVRSAPGALRQLRTTLGDLGSAADQLKPASVQVRAAAPQLRSTLQELPSFAKEADPALDQVVETAPDLAKLGRDGRSTIARLKPTSEQLEKFATELGPVSEAFDEGTMQKMLGLMNGWSRTIRRSDGLGHVFGLRILFNQDLLRHLIQRYAEPAAAKKERGGREKPQPKGPIPALQPTPTKVQDKVKDTVGGVKKGVDDLKKGLKDTTDKVQETVGGVLKGVQDVTKDLTDRLTRPKGSPQPTQAPRSDVGRLIDYLVGG
- a CDS encoding MlaD family protein, with product MARLKVPALRAGGNRPASKSRGRGFLVGLGAIGVVAAVTLLTVGYNSPKGIPGRSYYNLQAAFTNADNLTQSYQVRIGGRLVGQVLNPRVDKGEGVVDLQLNPDVEPLLSDTTLKVRPRSPVGVRFVELVPGTKGRPLGEDDRIPSSQTSATVQLDQALDTLDADRRAKAQVLLNELGKGFLGRGEDINEAQSNAPRFLGDLQDVASEVTAQPNVRSFVGGAESAAAAADPVREDIARGFDPEARAMRPFVQERDAIRSTLTTAPGDLRSVQSGLARVSPMLSQLERFGRSATPAFRQASTTLAGTSKLFREADPGLEAARKTLGLASEAVPPTLQLLRTLQPVLPDLDATLASANPVLTELSPRECDMNRFFGNWNETLAYGDGFSNVLRFNVIASLESIQGYNGKPLGRTTKQSPYPAPCEIDRQTFAGGR
- a CDS encoding MlaD family protein, with protein sequence MSPIGALKARFEQVPGQHRPHPIRNGAIFLGLLALILYCGFTKSIPLLPDGGTELKAHFDNAVNANTGNQVRVRGVEVGSIKKIERDPSGEGALITMRIDEDGFKVKQDAKAAIYWRTLLGRNMYVELDPGSPSAPDLDGDTIPLKNTQTQVEFDQLLDSYDEDGRRGVRTFFQQTDQAFGGEDAGAAIGELGPGLTPVPAAMRALRGTKPGQDLPTLVRTGAKALDALGRREDQLAGLLDGASTTFGVLAARSADLDAILDESPAAMRDTQLTTARLNRTLDVLDPVAEQLRPGVRKLDDASPPARAALAEVNRLTPTALPSLRDLRPALADLQGAAEQGTPFLRDLQPTLERLRDQIIPFLDKRDSTTNLRNVEAIGPFFSVLADSSKQFDGYGHVQRFQAGQGERSLGFLPCNTGLFDPENPQQAIFCKEAITAANRLLRGGKTNGGVSDAAARLAKGGR
- a CDS encoding MlaD family protein gives rise to the protein MPLLNDRIKLELSRSRRPAMQVLFLVGVGIFCATILLKNQFYDRFWQEKFEFKASFADVKGVTPGVQRVKIAGVQAGVVSDSEVVDGRPVLTIKLDKDKGPVYKDAKLRLRPLTPLQDMYVTIEDRGTAKAGELSKDDVLPAARTESPVDISRVLNEFPGATRQRLQTLLDEFGNGLEDRGQDLREAFAAAVPFLKAADRTATVVADRRSQMARLVTNLGVITTALGKRDRQLSSLVQNGNSTLAELNKADGELSATLNEIPPTLTTLRSAFAKLRSAQDDLDPALDDLRPVAAELSEGLDALEKLGKDAKPALEGLKPALADLRPFSRSLRPTSDALAAAMAKFRPQGPQYDRITSQIPPCFDQVGNFFNDTLSVLKFYDAYGAFPRGDDSEDLDTVGGVAKPLGHTRSPTCAKGPTK